A single Henriciella sp. AS95 DNA region contains:
- a CDS encoding zinc transporter ZntB, with amino-acid sequence MTTTVDNPLVFAFEFETDGHARRLNWDEIASGPAEKAGVRRWLHLNRLSPQVRQWLIEKSGVDMVIDNALLQEDTRPRCVKHPPGLLINLRGVNMNEGSEPEDMIAIRIWTTPGLVISLRAFHIMAAQHLRDDIMQGDIPPSSGAIIAYLAAGLTDGIEPIVSSLEDQADAFEDRIIDEASKLSKFALGDFRRKVLQLRRYIIPQRDALAQMAREGLDLFSPDEALHLREIADRVTRIGEELDNIRDRSTMLQEQIVEDRADRMNQRLFVLSIISAIFLPLGFVTGLFGVNLGGMPGTASPVAFTLLCFGMSGLALLLVLLLHRMRWL; translated from the coding sequence ATGACGACGACGGTCGACAACCCGCTTGTCTTCGCATTTGAATTCGAGACTGACGGCCATGCCCGCCGCCTGAACTGGGACGAAATCGCCTCCGGCCCGGCCGAGAAAGCTGGCGTGCGCCGCTGGCTGCATCTCAATCGGCTGTCACCTCAGGTCCGACAATGGCTGATCGAAAAAAGCGGCGTCGACATGGTTATCGACAATGCCCTGCTTCAGGAAGATACGCGGCCTCGCTGTGTGAAGCATCCACCGGGCCTTCTTATCAATCTGCGCGGCGTCAATATGAATGAGGGTTCGGAGCCCGAGGACATGATCGCCATTCGCATCTGGACGACACCGGGGCTGGTCATTTCACTCCGGGCCTTCCACATCATGGCGGCCCAGCACCTGCGCGACGACATCATGCAGGGAGACATCCCGCCCTCCAGTGGAGCGATCATTGCCTATCTGGCTGCAGGCCTGACGGATGGGATCGAACCCATCGTTTCCAGCCTCGAAGACCAGGCCGATGCGTTTGAAGATCGGATCATCGATGAGGCTTCCAAACTGTCCAAATTCGCACTCGGCGACTTTCGCCGAAAAGTCCTCCAGCTGCGCCGCTACATCATTCCGCAACGCGATGCTCTGGCGCAGATGGCGCGGGAGGGCCTTGACCTGTTTTCCCCCGATGAAGCATTGCACCTTCGCGAAATCGCGGACCGTGTGACCCGGATCGGCGAGGAACTCGACAATATCCGCGACCGCTCAACCATGCTGCAGGAGCAGATCGTCGAAGACCGCGCTGACCGGATGAACCAGCGGCTGTTCGTGCTTTCAATCATCTCCGCCATCTTCCTGCCACTCGGCTTTGTGACAGGCCTTTTCGGCGTAAATCTAGGCGGCATGCCGGGCACGGCCTCCCCCGTCGCGTTCACGCTTCTCTGCTTTGGCATGAGTGGTCTTGCCCTCCTTCTGGTCCTGCTCCTGCACAGAATGCGCTGGCTCTAA
- a CDS encoding fatty acid desaturase CarF family protein: MFVSAITSAAGVAAKVLGGVYLADFVSGAFHWMEDRYGDPKWPILGHTIRENQQHHHTPRSFLKGNLWTRNREVILIGLAFLGLFWAVGWLNLFTGTAVIFGMFANEIHACAHRSPKENGRIIPLAQKIGIMQSHRHHAAHHRKGKDSHYCVMTNHLNPALEKVQFFQRVEKGIKFLTGVVPRLDDSVNPRYRRAV, translated from the coding sequence ATGTTTGTATCGGCTATCACCTCAGCGGCAGGCGTCGCAGCAAAAGTCCTGGGCGGGGTGTATCTTGCGGACTTCGTATCCGGCGCTTTCCACTGGATGGAGGACCGCTATGGCGACCCCAAATGGCCCATCCTCGGCCACACAATCCGGGAGAACCAGCAGCATCACCACACACCGCGCAGCTTCCTGAAGGGCAACCTCTGGACGCGAAACCGTGAAGTTATTCTGATCGGTCTCGCCTTCCTTGGACTGTTCTGGGCTGTTGGCTGGCTAAACCTGTTTACCGGCACGGCGGTCATATTTGGCATGTTTGCAAACGAAATTCATGCTTGCGCTCACCGCAGCCCGAAAGAGAACGGTCGGATCATCCCTCTGGCCCAGAAAATCGGTATCATGCAGTCCCACAGGCACCATGCCGCCCACCACCGCAAAGGCAAGGACAGCCACTATTGCGTGATGACCAACCATCTCAATCCAGCGCTGGAGAAAGTTCAGTTCTTTCAGAGGGTTGAGAAAGGTATAAAATTTCTGACCGGTGTTGTGCCGCGCCTCGATGACAGCGTAAATCCGCGCTATCGCCGCGCCGTCTAG
- a CDS encoding DUF938 domain-containing protein: MAENDDIGSSGKAVALEARETAQDGRRYSPSAGRNKAVICEVLAEKLPSRANVLEVASGTGEHGAHFVAAMPELRWTYSDLDEISLASQASWTAYEDFDGRLSGPVALDASSLDWGAVERQDSWDAIFCANMIHIAPFAAVEGLFAGAGRLLSPSGRLVLYGPFARDGDIAESNARFRDSLRQRDPSWGVRDLDRDLLPLAERARLQLVEVVDMPANNNIVIFEKT, translated from the coding sequence TTGGCCGAGAACGACGATATTGGAAGCTCCGGTAAAGCGGTCGCGCTTGAAGCGCGCGAGACGGCTCAAGACGGACGGCGCTATTCGCCGTCTGCTGGGCGCAACAAGGCCGTCATCTGTGAGGTGCTCGCCGAAAAGCTGCCGTCGCGGGCGAATGTGCTGGAAGTCGCCTCAGGCACGGGGGAGCACGGGGCTCATTTCGTTGCGGCTATGCCAGAACTTCGCTGGACCTATTCAGATCTCGACGAGATCAGCCTGGCGAGCCAGGCGTCCTGGACGGCGTATGAGGACTTTGACGGCCGTTTGAGCGGCCCCGTTGCGCTTGATGCGTCTTCGTTAGACTGGGGCGCTGTCGAACGACAGGACAGTTGGGACGCGATTTTCTGCGCAAACATGATCCACATTGCGCCTTTCGCGGCAGTGGAAGGGCTTTTCGCCGGGGCAGGGCGTCTTCTATCGCCTTCAGGAAGGCTGGTCCTCTACGGACCCTTCGCGCGGGACGGCGACATCGCCGAATCAAATGCGCGGTTTCGCGACAGTCTTCGGCAGCGTGATCCATCATGGGGTGTCAGAGATCTCGATCGAGACCTGCTGCCGCTTGCTGAGCGCGCGAGACTTCAATTGGTTGAGGTCGTCGATATGCCCGCCAATAATAATATTGTTATCTTCGAAAAGACCTGA
- a CDS encoding aldo/keto reductase: MSIRSRTIGGDPVYPVGLGCMNVTHAYGPPIDEADAVRLFQRALDIGCNFFDTATIYGAGRSEQLVGQAIAGRRDDVFLASKCVLAVKDGKRVLDARPEAIKSACDASLKRLNVDVIDLYYMHRPDPNVPIEDSVGALSELVEAGKIRMIGLSEMGEGLLRRAHAVHPIAALQSEYSLWVRNPEIAVMEACKELGTALVAFSPVGRGFLADPPADPATFHESDMRGTIFPRFSPENYPANLVLLDEARACAEEVGCSVAQLALAWTLAKGDHVVPIPGTTSVKHLEENHAAGAVSLSPEIVARLDAHFTPESAVGPRYNRYGQASVDTEQYDFETSGT; this comes from the coding sequence ATGAGCATCAGGTCCCGAACCATCGGAGGCGACCCGGTCTATCCGGTCGGCCTTGGCTGCATGAATGTCACCCATGCCTACGGGCCGCCCATCGATGAAGCCGATGCTGTCAGACTGTTTCAGCGGGCGCTCGATATCGGTTGCAATTTCTTCGATACCGCTACGATTTACGGAGCGGGCCGGAGCGAACAGCTTGTCGGTCAGGCAATTGCCGGTCGCCGGGACGATGTTTTTCTCGCCAGCAAGTGCGTGCTCGCTGTCAAGGATGGCAAGCGGGTGCTGGATGCGCGTCCAGAGGCGATCAAGAGCGCGTGTGATGCGAGTCTGAAACGCCTCAATGTCGATGTCATCGATCTTTATTACATGCATCGTCCGGACCCGAATGTTCCGATTGAAGACTCAGTTGGTGCGCTGTCCGAGCTTGTCGAAGCCGGCAAGATCCGGATGATTGGGTTATCCGAAATGGGCGAGGGCCTCCTGCGGCGTGCGCACGCGGTTCATCCGATTGCGGCGCTGCAGTCGGAATACTCGCTCTGGGTCCGCAATCCGGAGATTGCGGTCATGGAGGCCTGCAAGGAGCTGGGGACCGCTCTGGTGGCGTTTTCGCCTGTGGGCCGCGGGTTTCTTGCCGATCCGCCGGCAGATCCCGCGACGTTCCATGAGAGCGATATGAGGGGAACGATCTTTCCGCGTTTCTCGCCAGAGAACTATCCCGCCAATCTGGTATTGCTTGACGAGGCGCGCGCATGCGCCGAGGAGGTCGGCTGTAGCGTGGCTCAGCTCGCACTGGCATGGACGCTGGCCAAAGGCGACCATGTTGTCCCCATCCCCGGCACGACCAGCGTGAAGCACCTCGAAGAAAACCACGCGGCGGGCGCGGTGTCGCTGTCGCCGGAAATCGTGGCCAGGCTGGATGCCCACTTCACACCCGAAAGTGCCGTCGGCCCGCGCTATAATCGCTACGGTCAGGCAAGTGTCGACACTGAACAATACGATTTTGAAACCAGCGGGACCTGA
- a CDS encoding class I adenylate-forming enzyme family protein has protein sequence MAADGGPSWPAMSIAQANAKLAEPGTPLAVSDGVIDGIEMKYYPEAPPTIRFLVEASKAYGDRTFLVYENERASFLSHYKAVAHFAHVLKDSFNIKPGDRVAIVMRNFPQWPVAFFAALSIGAIATPMNSWWTADELEYGLQNAGVKVAVIDPQIFERIREHLDKLPDLEAVIIARETEEERNDPRVHNFEDFVGETNDWEKLKDVSMPDVPIGTDDDATLMYTSGTTGRPKGAIASNRAVISNFLNSMTCQARMYLRRGEQPPEQDLSEQRATLLAIPFFHATGAFAVLIPTLLRGDKIVSMYKWDAGKALPIIENEKITTIGGVPAIAWQVLEHPERDNYDLSSISVVSYGGAPSAPELVSTIKKRFPEAAPGNGWGMTETCATATLNIGEDYENRPNSAGAPPLAVELKVVSPEGETLPAGEVGELWCKSPSNCRSYWNRPDATAETFKDGWVVTGDLARLDEEGFLYLVDRAKDMLIRGGENIYCIEVESALYDHPAVMDASVVGIPHKVLGEEVGAVVQLKPGKTVSQDELRAHVAKQLAAFKVPVEIQFQTDPLPRNANGKILKPELRERFAPRG, from the coding sequence ATGGCAGCAGATGGTGGACCGTCATGGCCGGCAATGTCGATTGCGCAGGCGAATGCGAAACTGGCTGAACCGGGGACGCCGCTTGCGGTCAGCGATGGCGTCATCGACGGCATCGAGATGAAATATTACCCCGAAGCGCCGCCCACCATACGCTTTCTTGTCGAGGCCTCCAAAGCGTATGGCGACCGGACATTCCTCGTCTATGAGAACGAGCGCGCTTCCTTTCTTTCGCACTACAAGGCCGTCGCACATTTCGCGCATGTGCTGAAGGACAGTTTCAACATTAAACCTGGTGACCGGGTTGCAATCGTGATGCGCAATTTCCCGCAATGGCCGGTCGCATTCTTTGCGGCTCTGTCCATTGGGGCGATCGCAACACCGATGAACTCCTGGTGGACCGCTGATGAACTGGAATACGGGCTGCAGAATGCCGGTGTGAAGGTGGCCGTCATCGATCCACAGATTTTCGAGCGCATCCGCGAACATCTCGACAAGCTGCCGGATCTCGAAGCGGTCATCATCGCCCGCGAGACCGAAGAAGAACGCAATGATCCACGGGTTCACAACTTTGAGGATTTCGTCGGCGAGACAAATGACTGGGAAAAGCTGAAAGACGTGTCGATGCCGGACGTGCCGATCGGTACGGACGATGATGCCACCCTGATGTACACATCGGGGACCACCGGCCGACCAAAGGGCGCAATCGCAAGCAACCGGGCTGTCATTTCGAACTTCCTGAATTCGATGACCTGTCAGGCGAGGATGTATCTGCGCCGGGGGGAGCAGCCGCCCGAGCAGGACCTCAGTGAACAACGCGCCACATTGCTGGCCATTCCTTTCTTCCATGCCACCGGCGCCTTCGCTGTACTAATCCCGACGCTGCTTCGCGGCGACAAGATCGTCTCCATGTACAAGTGGGATGCAGGCAAAGCGTTGCCGATCATCGAGAATGAAAAGATCACGACGATTGGCGGCGTGCCAGCGATTGCCTGGCAAGTCCTCGAGCATCCAGAGCGGGACAATTACGATCTCTCGTCGATTAGCGTTGTGTCGTATGGTGGCGCGCCATCTGCGCCAGAGCTCGTTTCGACGATCAAAAAACGGTTCCCGGAAGCTGCGCCCGGCAATGGGTGGGGCATGACGGAGACCTGCGCGACGGCCACGCTCAATATCGGTGAGGACTATGAGAACCGGCCGAACAGTGCGGGGGCGCCGCCGCTTGCCGTGGAGCTTAAAGTCGTCAGCCCGGAAGGTGAGACGCTTCCAGCGGGCGAAGTTGGCGAACTGTGGTGCAAGAGCCCGTCGAACTGCCGTTCCTACTGGAACAGGCCCGATGCAACGGCCGAGACCTTCAAGGACGGATGGGTCGTCACCGGAGACCTTGCCCGCCTTGATGAGGAAGGGTTTCTGTATCTCGTCGACCGCGCCAAGGACATGTTGATCCGGGGCGGCGAGAACATCTACTGCATTGAGGTGGAGAGTGCGCTGTATGACCACCCCGCCGTCATGGATGCTTCAGTCGTCGGAATTCCCCACAAGGTGCTTGGTGAAGAGGTCGGCGCTGTCGTTCAGCTGAAGCCCGGCAAGACGGTCAGTCAGGATGAGCTGCGTGCGCATGTCGCCAAACAGCTCGCCGCATTCAAGGTGCCGGTCGAAATCCAGTTCCAGACGGATCCATTGCCGCGCAATGCGAATGGCAAGATTCTAAAGCCTGAACTGCGAGAGCGTTTCGCGCCGCGCGGCTGA